One genomic region from Leptolyngbyaceae cyanobacterium JSC-12 encodes:
- a CDS encoding putative hydrolase or acyltransferase of alpha/beta superfamily (IMG reference gene:2510095146), which yields MITSPAWHHRVGYQRDWVWRGWKTRYTYLRAVDGNRSTPLILLHGFGASIGHWRQNLPELGKHHTVYALDMLGFGASEKVAAPYGIEFWVEQVYDFWRTFVRQPVVLVGNSIGSLICLAAAAVHPEMVCGVVMLNLPDSSVLENPKWVSRSLSCLSPIAKPVLDAVKWLLTLPPIFNTMFWLVRQPAVLRAWAKQAYATPTAITDELIEIFSSPAYERGAARTLRAMVNGKSKSGQVSYAARDVLPMLKIPMLLFWGMKDKMVPPKLARLFLKYNPNLKLIEIEDAGHCPHDEHPERVNQEILTWIAMCVDNCQPD from the coding sequence GTGATTACGTCTCCAGCCTGGCATCATCGAGTAGGGTACCAACGCGACTGGGTTTGGCGGGGATGGAAGACTCGCTACACCTATCTTCGAGCGGTTGACGGCAATCGCTCAACTCCCTTGATTTTGCTACATGGGTTTGGTGCCTCAATTGGACATTGGCGGCAGAACCTGCCCGAACTTGGGAAGCATCATACCGTTTATGCCCTGGATATGCTGGGGTTTGGAGCATCCGAAAAGGTAGCGGCTCCTTACGGAATCGAATTTTGGGTTGAGCAAGTTTACGACTTTTGGCGAACATTTGTCCGGCAACCAGTTGTTCTGGTTGGCAATTCTATTGGTTCTTTAATTTGTTTAGCAGCGGCAGCCGTTCATCCAGAGATGGTGTGTGGAGTCGTGATGCTGAATTTGCCTGACTCTTCGGTGTTGGAGAATCCTAAATGGGTTTCGCGATCGCTCTCTTGCTTGAGTCCCATTGCAAAGCCGGTGTTGGATGCTGTGAAATGGCTTTTGACGCTACCACCCATTTTTAACACGATGTTTTGGCTAGTTCGGCAGCCTGCTGTGTTACGAGCGTGGGCAAAACAGGCATATGCTACCCCAACAGCGATCACTGATGAGCTGATTGAAATTTTCTCCAGCCCTGCTTATGAACGGGGGGCAGCAAGAACCCTACGGGCGATGGTCAATGGCAAATCGAAGTCGGGGCAGGTGAGCTATGCTGCAAGGGATGTGTTGCCTATGCTGAAAATTCCCATGCTGCTGTTTTGGGGGATGAAAGATAAGATGGTGCCGCCGAAACTGGCGCGATTATTTCTGAAATACAACCCCAACCTGAAGCTGATTGAAATTGAAGACGCAGGACACTGCCCTCATGATGAGCATCCAGAGCGGGTTAATCAGGAGATTTTGACCTGGATTGCAATGTGCGTGGATAATTGCCAGCCTGATTAA
- a CDS encoding NurA domain-containing protein (IMG reference gene:2510095147~PFAM: NurA domain), which translates to MLDLTKIADQMQGISQHLMQEAAATRQRLELAAALLDKAFQRQDELVKLKQAWRDRLNFTAAEPIEPLNLRMSIPTPPHTHTVIATDGSQIAPSHHEIAYCYLINIGRIALYYGQNRFPLLDSLPEVVYRPEDLYISRQWGISTEEWMGYRRTVSEAVVLAELGERMRGGAGRAGESGRAVGQENHHASSSSPLPLSHPALLPTLALVDGSLIYWFLESLPFEARDRILTPILEAWEQLRQAEIPLAGYLSASRSGEALNFLRLPACPYEMPDCVNHCAKQQEQFPCQVLEPLKDTKLWAMQLQPGQRSPLWRSSANILDFYSHHRVCFCYVNVGTEIARVEFPEWVVQDEAMLNSALSLIIAQVQKGYGYPVALAEAHNQAVVRGGDRTRFFALLEQEMIRAGLQNVGVSYKEARKRGSIA; encoded by the coding sequence ATGCTGGATCTCACCAAAATTGCGGATCAAATGCAGGGCATTAGCCAACATCTGATGCAGGAGGCTGCTGCAACTCGGCAACGGTTGGAATTGGCAGCAGCGTTATTAGACAAAGCCTTTCAGCGTCAGGACGAATTAGTAAAACTGAAGCAAGCGTGGCGGGATCGCCTCAACTTCACTGCCGCCGAACCGATTGAACCACTTAATCTACGGATGAGTATCCCCACGCCTCCCCATACTCACACCGTGATTGCCACTGATGGTTCTCAAATTGCCCCCAGCCATCACGAAATTGCCTACTGTTACTTGATCAACATCGGTCGCATCGCGCTTTACTATGGGCAAAATCGCTTCCCCCTGCTCGACAGCTTACCGGAAGTTGTTTACCGTCCTGAAGACTTGTACATTTCTCGCCAGTGGGGTATTTCCACTGAGGAATGGATGGGCTACCGACGCACAGTGTCTGAAGCAGTGGTGCTAGCAGAGTTGGGAGAGAGGATGCGAGGTGGGGCAGGTAGAGCAGGTGAGTCCGGTAGAGCAGTTGGGCAAGAAAATCATCATGCTTCCTCATCCTCCCCATTGCCCCTATCCCATCCCGCTCTCTTGCCTACCCTGGCTCTCGTTGATGGTTCGCTCATCTACTGGTTTCTAGAGTCGTTGCCGTTTGAAGCTCGCGATCGCATTCTCACCCCTATCCTGGAAGCCTGGGAGCAGTTACGTCAAGCCGAAATTCCATTAGCAGGCTATCTCAGTGCCTCTCGCAGTGGGGAAGCACTTAACTTTCTGCGGTTGCCAGCCTGCCCATACGAAATGCCAGATTGTGTGAACCATTGCGCCAAACAGCAGGAGCAATTTCCCTGCCAGGTATTAGAACCCCTAAAAGACACTAAACTGTGGGCAATGCAACTGCAACCCGGACAGCGTAGCCCGCTCTGGCGCAGTTCAGCCAATATTTTGGATTTTTACAGCCACCATCGTGTTTGCTTTTGCTATGTGAATGTGGGTACCGAGATCGCCAGAGTCGAGTTTCCAGAGTGGGTTGTGCAAGATGAGGCAATGCTGAATTCTGCCCTTAGCCTGATTATTGCTCAGGTGCAGAAGGGCTATGGCTATCCAGTGGCCTTGGCAGAAGCCCATAATCAAGCAGTGGTAAGAGGCGGCGATCGCACCCGCTTTTTTGCTCTGCTGGAACAGGAAATGATCCGCGCTGGATTGCAAAACGTTGGTGTATCTTACAAAGAAGCCCGCAAACGCGGCAGCATTGCTTAA
- a CDS encoding bacterial translation initiation factor 3 (bIF-3) (IMG reference gene:2510095145~PFAM: Translation initiation factor IF-3, C-terminal domain; Translation initiation factor IF-3, N-terminal domain~TIGRFAM: translation initiation factor IF-3) codes for MTGSNRPIPSRDIPIINERIRFPKIRVIDSDNSQLGIMTPREALQLAEEKELDLVLVTDKADPPVCRIIDYGKFKFEQEKKAKEAKKKQHTVEVKEVKMRYKIEKHDYDVRLNQAKRFLQDGDKVKATVMFRGREIQHSDMAKDLLTRLATDLQEFAEVQQFPKQEGRNMMMLLAPKK; via the coding sequence GTGACTGGAAGTAATAGACCAATACCATCCCGCGATATCCCAATCATCAACGAACGCATTCGCTTTCCCAAAATTCGAGTTATTGACTCTGATAACTCCCAGTTGGGGATCATGACCCCTAGAGAAGCTTTACAACTGGCAGAGGAAAAAGAACTAGATTTGGTTCTGGTTACCGACAAGGCAGATCCCCCTGTTTGCCGAATTATTGACTACGGCAAATTTAAGTTTGAGCAAGAAAAAAAGGCTAAGGAAGCCAAGAAGAAGCAGCACACGGTTGAAGTCAAAGAAGTAAAGATGCGTTACAAGATTGAGAAGCATGATTATGATGTGCGGCTGAATCAAGCAAAACGCTTCTTGCAAGATGGTGACAAAGTGAAAGCCACCGTCATGTTCCGGGGACGGGAAATTCAGCATAGCGATATGGCCAAAGACTTACTTACCCGGTTAGCAACAGATTTGCAAGAGTTTGCCGAAGTGCAGCAGTTCCCAAAGCAGGAAGGCCGCAACATGATGATGCTCCTTGCGCCGAAGAAATAA